A region from the Alnus glutinosa chromosome 5, dhAlnGlut1.1, whole genome shotgun sequence genome encodes:
- the LOC133869569 gene encoding ankyrin repeat-containing protein ITN1-like, translating into MNDIEMAELGQTRGVGGEDPSSEFNGRERTLDEYRALCRPLHQAVLKDDWPAAEAFLREYPDCVRAPITKEKETALHIAVIAERTSFIEELLTLTTPGDLELKTAYEYTALHLAAQSGNVIIAEQLVESNRRPLLIPDANDHGDMPLNVAACLGHANMISYLLPKTPLGELAPDKKTKLLHFTIHNDFYDIALDILENYPNIATASSECWRGALDLLARKPFAIGSESSDQLPFWKTLLKNSLFKGIHDKALMKTNAHRLVDELWKKVINDQEPQYFSSELIPSHSTLLFEAAKVGNVEFIIIIARSYPELLCQQDETGMSIFHFAIKHRHENVFNLIYEIGGTKDSLATYSNSDTNENMLHLAGQLPDSDRLNIVSGAALQMQRELLWFKAIKKIVPKSFVKQKNEEGKTPEEMFTKTHKVLLESGEKWMKDTANYCMLVATLITTVIFAAAFTVPGGNNKKTDIPIFSRKTLLEVFFISDAIALCSSSTSIVIFLSILTSRYTEVDFLKSLPSKLVFGLVTLFISMVGMMVAFITTWFLVYTSASARISAAVVITSASIPITLFVLLHHKLWVDTLSSTYKSRFLFRPNKHRLF; encoded by the exons atgaacGACATAGAAATGGCAGAATTGGGGCAGACACGTGGAGTCGGTGGAGAGGACCCGAGCAGTGAATTTAATGGGA GGGAAAGAACACTAGATGAATACCGTGCCCTGTGTCGTCCCCTCCATCAAGCTGTCTTAAAAGATGATTGGCCGGCTGCTGAGGCTTTTCTTAGGGAATACCCAGACTGTGTTCGAGCTCCCATAACGAAAGAGAAAGAGACAGCACTTCACATTGCCGTGATTGCAGAACGCACCAGTTTTATAGAAGAATTGTTGACATTGACTACTCCGGGGGACTTGGAATTGAAAACAGCATATGAATATACGGCCCTTCACCTTGCTGCTCAATCAGGAAACGTCATAATTGCTGAGCAGCTGGTGGAAAGCAACCGTAGACCGCTACTGATCCCAGATGCAAACGACCACGGAGACATGCCACTCAACGTCGcagcatgtctaggacatgcAAACATGATCTCATATCTATTACCTAAGACTCCTCTTGGAGAGTTAGCTCCTGATAAAAAAACTAAGCTCCTTCATTTTACCATTCACAATGATTTCTATG ATATAGCATTGGATATTCTGGAAAACTATCCAAACATAGCAACTGCCAGCAGTGAATGCTGGCGTGGAGCGTTGGACCTGTTGGCCAGGAAACCTTTTGCAATTGGCAGCGAAAGTAGTGATCAGCTACCATTCTGGAAAACTCTCTTGAAAAACTCCT TGTTCAAAGGGATCCATGACAAAGCTTTGATGAAGACTAATGCCCATCGATTAGTTGACGAACTTTGGAAAAAGGTTATAAATGATCAAGAGCCACAGTACTTCTCATCAGAATTGATTCCCTCTCACAGTACTTTACTTTTTGAAGCTGCAAAAGTTGGAAATGttgaatttataattataattgcACGCTCTTATCCTGAGCTTTTATGCCAACAAGATGAAACGGGAATGAGTATATTTCACTTTGCTATTAAACATCGGCACGAGAATGTCTTCAATCTAATATATGAGATAGGTGGTACCAAGGATAGCCTTGCAACCTATTCTAATTCAGACACCAACGAGAACATGTTGCATTTAGCTGGACAATTGCCTGATTCAGATCGACTAAATATTGTATCAGGAGCAGCCCTCCAAATGCAACGAGAGTTGTTGTGGTTTAAG GCGATAAAAAAGATTGTGCCAAAGTCATTTGTGAAACAGAAGAATGAAGAAGGCAAAACACCTGAGGAGATGTTTACAAAGACACATAAAGTTTTGCTAGAGAGTGGTGAAAAGTGGATGAAGGACACAGCAAACTATTGTATGCTCGTGGCAACATTGATTACCACAGTTATTTTTGCTGCAGCCTTCACTGTACCAGGTGGCAACAATAAAAAAACTGACATTCCTATTTTTTCGAGAAAAACCTTGTTGGAAGTATTCTTCATATCAGATGCAATAGCACTGTGTTCATCTTCGACttcaatagtaattttcttATCAATTCTCACGTCACGTTACACAGAAGTTGATTTCTTAAAGTCATTACCTTCAAAGTTGGTGTTTGGACTTGTCACACTCTTCATTTCCATGGTGGGCATGATGGTCGCCTTTATCACAACTTGGTTTTTGGTGTATACAAGCGCAAGTGCACGGATTTCGGCTGCAGTTGTAATCACTTCAGCTAGTATCCCAATTACCTTGTTTGTTCTGCTACATCATAAACTTTGGGTTGATACACTCTCCTCAACATACAAGTCTAGATTTCTTTTTCGGCCAAATAAACACAGACTTTTCTAA
- the LOC133869786 gene encoding ankyrin repeat-containing protein At5g02620-like: MPACLADKWIIYTNVLKCAHDQLVEELWEKVYTDPWKSFSSEILPVHDQMTLLVEAAKVGNVEFLLIIIRTYPDLLWQLIDEKYGISLFHIAIIYRQDSVFNLIHEIGVMKEKITTYVAKGDNTILDIAKGDNMLHIAGKLAHLDRLNTISSIKALQMQHELLWFKEIEKIVPHSYVNMKNSKNETPRDIFKKAHKDLHKNSEKWMKGTAANFMLLATIIATVVFTAAFTVPGEYEELKDHDKGKPLLLNSTWFMVFFVSDAISLIFAATSVLVFLSILTSPYREEDFLKTIPLRMLLGLAVFFISIAGLVTAFCTLCFVVYYIKAAWAPIVLTALAAIPIILSVQACFRLWIEESNVLTLRRYDSLVGKF, from the coding sequence ATGCCGGCATGTTTGGCTGACAAATGGATCATCTATACCAATGTTTTGAAATGTGCCCATGATCAGTTAGTTGAAGAGCTTTGGGAAAAGGTTTATACAGATCCATGGAAATCTTTCTCATCAGAAATACTACCGGTTCATGATCAGATGACTTTACTTGTTGAAGCTGCAAAAGTAGGAAATGTTGAATTTCTACTTATAATTATACGCACTTATCCCGATCTCTTATGGCAATTAATAGATGAAAAGTACGGGATCAGTTTATTTCACATTGCTATTATTTATCGGCAAGATAGTGTATTTAATCTGATACATGAGATAGGTGTCATGAAGGAAAAGATTACAACCTATGTTGCCAAAGGTGATAACACAATCCTAGACATTGCCAAAGGTGATAACATGCTGCACATTGCTGGAAAATTGGCTCATTTAGATCGATTAAATACCATATCATCAATTAAAGCCCTTCAAATGCAACATGAGTTGTTATGGTTTAAAGAGATAGAAAAGATTGTGCCCCATTCATATGTGAACatgaagaattcaaaaaatgaaacacCTAGGGATATATTTAAAAAGGCACACAAAGATTTGCATAAAAACAGTGAAAAGTGGATGAAGGGAACAGCAGCCAACTTTATGCTTTTGGCAACAATTATTGCTACTGTGGTTTTCACTGCGGCCTTCACGGTACCTGGTGAATATGAAGAACTAAAGGATCATGACAAAGGAAAACCTCTTCTTTTGAACAGTACTTGGTTTATGGTATTCTTCGTATCAGATGCAATATCATTGATATTCGCTGCAACTTCGGTATTAGTTTTCTTGTCAATTCTCACATCACCTTACAGAGAGGAGGATTTTCTCAAAACAATACCTCTACGGATGTTGTTGGGACTTGCTGTATTCTTCATCTCTATAGCAGGCTTGGTAACAGCCTTCTGTACACTCTGCTTTGTGGTATATTACATTAAAGCGGCATGGGCTCCGATTGTTTTAACCGCTTTGGCTGCTATCCCAATAATTCTTTCTGTACAGGCATGTTTTCGACTTTGGATTGAAGAAAGCAATGTTTTGACATTACGTAGATACGATTCACTCGTGGGTAAATTTTGA
- the LOC133867595 gene encoding ankyrin repeat-containing protein ITN1-like: protein MQKCGHQLVEELWKMVYTIPWKSFSLEILPVDDQMSLLVEAAKVGNVEFLLIIIRSYDPDLLWQLIDEKHGISLFHIALIYRQRSVFNLIHEIGVMKEKITSYIADGDDNIHGLHIAKGDNMLHIAGKLAPSDQLNTISIEALQMQQELLWFLEIEKIVPPSYVNKKNSKNETPRDIFKKAHKDLHEKGEKWMKKTATNCMLVATLIATVVFTAAFTVPGGDNVEVKDRDKGKPLLLNSKWFTAFFISDAIALVFSSTSILAFLSILTSRYGGEDFVKQIPLRLLGGLC, encoded by the coding sequence ATGCAGAAATGTGGCCATCAGTTAGTTGAAGAGCTTTGGAAAATGGTTTATACAATTCCATGGAAATCTTTCTCATTAGAAATACTACCGGTTGATGATCAGATGAGTTTACTTGTTGAAGCTGCAAAAGTAGGAAACGTTGAATTTCTACTTATAATTATACGCTCTTATGATCCCGATCTCTTATGGCAATTAATAGATGAAAAGCACGGGATCAGTTTATTTCACATTGCTCTTATTTATCGGCAAAGAAGTGTATTTAATCTGATACATGAGATAGGTGTCATGAAGGAAAAGATTACAAGCTATATTGCCGATGGTGATGACAATATCCATGGCCTACACATTGCCAAAGGTGATAACATGCTGCACATTGCTGGAAAATTGGCTCCTTCAGATCAATTGAATACCATATCCATTGAAGCCCTTCAAATGCAGCAGGAATTGTTGTGGTTTCTAGAGATAGAAAAGATTGTGCCCCCGTCATATGTGAACaagaagaattcaaaaaatgaaacacCTAGGGATATATTTAAAAAGGCACACAAAGATTTGCATGAAAAAGGTGAAAAGTGGATGAAGAAAACAGCAACCAATTGCATGCTTGTGGCAACATTGATTGCTACCGTGGTTTTCACTGCAGCCTTCACGGTACCAGGTGGTGACAATGTAGAAGTAAAGGATCGTGACAAAGGGAAACCTCTTCTTTTGAACAGTAAATGGTTTACGGCATTCTTCATATCAGATGCAATAGCATTGGTTTTCTCTTCAACTTCGATATTAGCTTTCTTGTCAATTCTCACGTCACGTTACGGAGGGGAGGATTTTGTCAAGCAAATACCTCTAAGGTTGCTGGGTGGACTTTGTTAG